Proteins encoded by one window of Prosthecobacter vanneervenii:
- the carB gene encoding carbamoyl-phosphate synthase large subunit yields MPKDTTIKRILVIGSGPIVIGQGCEFDYSGVQACKALREEGYQVVLINSNPATIMTDPEFAFRTYIEPITPEMVEKIIIKEKPDVLLPTLGGQTALNCAMALHRAGTLEKHGVRMIGAKPDAIEKGEDRLLFKNAMLKIGLDLPQSGVAHTIEEARKIAEEIGTLPLIIRPAYTLGGTGGGIAYNREEFETITARGLDLSPVSEVLIEESLLGWKEFEMEVMRDKADNCVIICSIENLDPMGVHTGDSITVAPIQTLTDREYQIMRDFSFACIREIGVETGGSNIQFAIHPDTGRMIVIEMNPRVSRSSALASKATGFPIAKIAAKLAVGYTLDELKNDITRETPASFEPSIDYVVTKVPRFTFEKFPGADETLTTQMKSVGEAMAIGRTFKESLQKALRSLEIKRFGLIGDGADKEVDDETLTSKLTVPNAERIFFLGQAFAKGWSVEKVFELTKIDRWFLRQIEEIVKQTKSEADSIWDCLSDLNTDEVCSGKANTNTIVALQSTMRKAKRLGFSDRQLSFGTGVPESEIRDVRKKVGITPTYRLVDTCAAEFEAYTPYYYSTYGIEDEVRDNEKKKVMILGGGPNRIGQGIEFDYCCVHASFALRELGYETIMVNSNPETVSTDYDTSDKLYFEPLTLEDVLNIYERENRNDQVLGVIVQFGGQTPLNLAKGLEENGVRIIGTSPKSIELAEDRKLFAKLLDDLGLNQAPSGTATSLEEALAITAKIGYPSLVRPSFVLGGRAMQIVYSDAELTHYMKNAVEATPDRPVLVDRFLEDATEVDVDCISDGETTVIGAIMEHIEEAGIHSGDSACVIPPFSLSKEMQDRIRDAAKKLAKALNVRGLMNMQLAVKGDDLYVIEVNPRASRTAPFVSKAIGVPLPKLAAKIMAGKTLKELGFTEEVIPAHHSVKEAVFPFSKFTGVDIILGPEMKSTGEVMGIDADLGLAFAKSQMAAGGTLPTKGNVFISVKEADRPNVVRIAKGYADLGFTIYATSGTGGVIKEAGIPVNILPKLASGQRPNVIDLMKNKDMALVINTPSGKNPREDEIKIRTASMQNRIPIMTTLRGADAALRAIKSLQASEVQVRALQEYHK; encoded by the coding sequence ATGCCCAAAGACACCACCATCAAACGCATCCTCGTCATCGGTTCCGGCCCCATCGTCATCGGCCAGGGCTGTGAATTTGACTACTCCGGCGTCCAGGCCTGCAAGGCCCTGCGCGAAGAAGGATATCAGGTGGTGCTCATCAACTCCAATCCGGCCACCATCATGACCGATCCGGAGTTCGCCTTCCGCACCTACATCGAGCCGATCACCCCGGAGATGGTCGAAAAGATCATCATCAAGGAAAAGCCTGACGTGCTGCTGCCTACGCTGGGTGGCCAGACCGCGCTGAACTGCGCCATGGCTCTGCACCGCGCCGGCACGCTGGAAAAGCACGGCGTGCGCATGATCGGCGCCAAGCCGGACGCCATCGAGAAAGGGGAGGACCGCCTGCTCTTCAAGAACGCCATGCTCAAGATCGGTCTCGACCTGCCGCAGTCCGGCGTGGCCCACACGATTGAAGAAGCGCGCAAGATCGCCGAGGAGATCGGTACCCTGCCGCTCATCATCCGCCCCGCCTACACCCTGGGCGGCACCGGTGGCGGCATCGCCTACAACCGCGAGGAGTTTGAGACCATCACCGCCCGCGGCCTGGATCTCTCCCCGGTCAGCGAAGTGCTCATCGAAGAGTCCCTGCTTGGCTGGAAGGAATTCGAAATGGAGGTCATGCGCGACAAGGCAGACAACTGCGTGATCATCTGCTCCATCGAAAACCTCGACCCCATGGGCGTGCACACCGGCGACTCCATCACCGTGGCACCGATCCAGACGCTGACGGACCGCGAATACCAGATCATGCGCGACTTCTCCTTTGCCTGCATCCGCGAGATCGGCGTGGAGACTGGGGGATCTAACATCCAGTTCGCCATCCATCCGGACACCGGCCGCATGATCGTCATTGAGATGAATCCGCGCGTGAGCCGCAGCTCCGCGCTGGCCTCCAAGGCCACCGGCTTCCCGATTGCGAAGATCGCCGCCAAGCTGGCCGTGGGCTACACGCTCGACGAACTTAAGAATGACATCACCCGCGAGACGCCGGCTTCCTTTGAGCCGTCCATTGACTACGTCGTCACCAAGGTGCCGCGCTTCACCTTCGAAAAATTCCCCGGCGCGGATGAGACGCTGACCACGCAGATGAAGTCTGTGGGCGAGGCCATGGCCATCGGCCGCACTTTCAAGGAGTCCCTGCAGAAAGCCCTGCGCAGCCTGGAGATCAAGCGCTTCGGCCTCATCGGCGACGGAGCCGACAAGGAAGTGGATGACGAGACCCTGACCTCCAAGCTCACCGTGCCAAATGCCGAACGCATCTTCTTCCTCGGCCAGGCCTTTGCCAAGGGCTGGAGCGTTGAGAAGGTGTTTGAGCTGACGAAGATCGACCGGTGGTTCCTGAGGCAGATTGAGGAGATAGTAAAACAAACCAAATCTGAAGCCGACTCCATCTGGGATTGTTTGTCGGACCTGAACACGGACGAAGTCTGCTCGGGTAAAGCGAATACTAATACTATCGTCGCATTACAGAGCACTATGCGCAAAGCCAAGCGGCTTGGTTTTTCCGACCGCCAACTTTCTTTTGGAACTGGCGTGCCAGAGTCTGAGATTCGTGATGTGCGCAAGAAGGTCGGCATCACCCCCACCTACCGCCTCGTGGACACCTGCGCGGCAGAGTTCGAAGCCTACACGCCCTACTACTACAGCACCTACGGCATCGAGGACGAAGTGCGGGACAATGAGAAGAAGAAGGTCATGATTCTCGGCGGCGGCCCGAACCGCATCGGTCAGGGCATTGAGTTCGACTACTGCTGCGTGCACGCCTCCTTCGCTCTGCGCGAGCTGGGCTATGAGACGATCATGGTCAACTCGAATCCCGAGACTGTCTCCACCGACTACGACACCTCCGACAAGCTCTACTTTGAGCCCCTCACCCTGGAGGATGTGCTGAACATCTACGAGCGCGAAAACCGCAACGATCAGGTGCTCGGAGTCATCGTGCAGTTCGGCGGCCAGACCCCGCTGAACCTCGCCAAGGGCCTCGAAGAAAACGGCGTGCGCATCATTGGCACCTCGCCCAAGAGCATCGAGCTGGCGGAAGACCGCAAGCTCTTCGCCAAGCTGCTCGACGACCTCGGCCTGAACCAGGCCCCGAGCGGCACCGCCACCTCTCTGGAGGAGGCCCTGGCCATCACCGCCAAGATCGGCTACCCCAGCCTCGTGCGCCCCAGTTTCGTGCTCGGCGGCCGCGCCATGCAGATTGTCTATAGCGATGCCGAGCTGACCCACTACATGAAGAACGCCGTGGAGGCCACGCCAGACCGCCCCGTGCTGGTTGACCGCTTCCTGGAAGACGCCACCGAGGTGGACGTGGACTGCATCAGCGATGGCGAGACCACCGTCATCGGTGCCATCATGGAGCACATCGAAGAGGCCGGCATCCATTCCGGCGACAGCGCCTGCGTCATCCCGCCTTTCTCCCTCAGCAAGGAGATGCAGGACCGCATCCGCGATGCCGCCAAGAAGCTGGCCAAAGCCCTCAATGTTCGCGGCCTCATGAACATGCAGCTCGCCGTGAAGGGAGACGACCTCTACGTCATCGAGGTCAATCCCCGCGCCTCCCGCACCGCGCCCTTCGTCAGCAAAGCCATCGGCGTGCCGCTGCCCAAGCTCGCCGCCAAGATCATGGCTGGCAAGACGCTCAAAGAGCTCGGCTTCACCGAGGAGGTCATTCCTGCCCACCACAGCGTCAAGGAAGCCGTCTTCCCCTTCAGCAAGTTCACCGGCGTGGACATCATCCTTGGCCCGGAAATGAAGAGCACCGGCGAGGTCATGGGCATCGACGCCGATCTCGGCCTCGCCTTCGCCAAGAGCCAGATGGCTGCCGGTGGCACCCTTCCGACGAAAGGCAATGTCTTCATCAGCGTCAAGGAAGCCGACCGCCCCAACGTGGTCCGCATCGCCAAAGGCTACGCCGACCTCGGCTTCACCATCTACGCCACCAGCGGCACCGGCGGCGTGATCAAAGAAGCCGGCATCCCGGTGAACATCCTGCCGAAGCTCGCCAGCGGCCAGCGTCCGAACGTCATCGACCTGATGAAGAACAAGGACATGGCCCTCGTCATCAACACCCCCAGCGGTAAAAACCCGCGCGAGGACGAGATCAAGATCCGCACGGCTTCGATGCAGAACCGCATTCCGATCATGACCACGCTGCGTGGTGCTGATGCCGCGCTGCGGGCGATCAAGTCACTGCAGGCCAGCGAGGTGCAGGTGCGGGCGCTGCAGGAGTATCATAAGTAG
- a CDS encoding SHD1 domain-containing protein, whose protein sequence is MKPASRSLFIGGFFVFSLSAFAEDAALRPWKDAQGRIIQAAFVSATADSVTLRMADGKEHQVPLGRLSAEDQAFIKSQSADGKPPAAPATAQGASPEVSASAMERLPAEKRTWPENVVVPTKSIEIQIAEENPAARKCVYRSEGFEFTSQAKLAGSVMKEVARTFEATKTLVSSLPWGVVCRPPEGFERYQAALYETRKDYIDAGGPENSGGVYMSGDKVFRVPFPSIGLKLLGKTYAKDQNYDGGTLIHEITHQVMDAYLTFLPVWVIEGTAEYTEMLPYNAGKFRADAHQKGLKDHIQEMQKRGYAVEIGNLETHLTMNRATWSGITNVSNKKMGELYFRSVLAVYFFCHLDGDKKGTRFIKFMDAVYGETEALRTFFKDPRVKRFPDGRFSYPTNFPPPDMKSDSAPFKHLDLLLDGRGYSQIAKEMTEAYKAIGVKISVD, encoded by the coding sequence ATGAAGCCCGCCAGCCGCAGCCTCTTCATAGGGGGATTTTTCGTTTTTTCGCTTAGTGCCTTTGCAGAGGATGCCGCGCTTCGGCCGTGGAAGGATGCACAGGGGCGGATCATCCAGGCTGCCTTTGTCAGCGCCACAGCAGACAGCGTGACCCTGCGTATGGCAGATGGGAAGGAACATCAGGTGCCTCTGGGGCGCTTGAGCGCTGAGGACCAGGCATTTATCAAGAGTCAGTCTGCAGATGGCAAGCCCCCTGCAGCACCAGCCACCGCCCAAGGTGCCTCTCCCGAAGTCAGCGCCTCAGCCATGGAGCGCCTGCCGGCTGAAAAGCGCACCTGGCCGGAAAACGTGGTGGTTCCCACCAAGTCCATCGAAATTCAGATCGCGGAGGAAAACCCGGCAGCGCGAAAGTGCGTGTACCGCTCTGAGGGCTTTGAGTTCACCTCCCAGGCCAAGCTGGCTGGCAGCGTGATGAAGGAGGTGGCGCGTACGTTTGAGGCCACCAAGACGCTCGTCTCCTCCCTGCCATGGGGGGTGGTGTGCCGCCCGCCTGAGGGCTTTGAGCGCTACCAGGCAGCACTCTATGAGACGCGGAAGGATTACATCGATGCCGGCGGGCCGGAAAACTCCGGCGGCGTATATATGAGCGGGGACAAGGTCTTCCGCGTGCCCTTTCCAAGCATCGGCCTCAAACTACTGGGAAAGACCTACGCCAAGGATCAAAACTACGATGGCGGCACGCTCATCCATGAGATCACGCATCAGGTCATGGACGCCTACCTGACCTTCCTCCCCGTGTGGGTCATCGAGGGCACGGCGGAGTACACCGAGATGCTGCCCTACAATGCAGGGAAATTCCGCGCAGACGCGCACCAGAAGGGACTCAAGGACCACATCCAGGAGATGCAAAAGCGCGGCTATGCCGTGGAGATCGGCAATCTGGAGACGCACCTGACCATGAACCGCGCCACCTGGTCCGGCATCACCAACGTCTCCAATAAGAAAATGGGGGAGCTCTACTTCCGCTCCGTGCTGGCGGTTTACTTCTTCTGCCATCTGGACGGCGACAAAAAAGGCACCCGCTTCATCAAGTTCATGGATGCCGTCTATGGCGAGACCGAGGCCCTGCGCACCTTCTTCAAAGACCCGCGTGTGAAGCGCTTCCCAGACGGCCGCTTCAGCTACCCCACCAATTTTCCGCCGCCAGATATGAAATCTGACAGCGCCCCCTTCAAGCATCTGGACCTGCTGCTGGATGGGCGCGGTTATTCACAAATCGCCAAGGAGATGACCGAGGCCTACAAGGCCATCGGGGTCAAAATTTCCGTGGATTGA
- a CDS encoding glycosyltransferase family 4 protein, translated as MAQVSPNPPRALLHVFNRYLYKGGEELIVDKIHADLSTRHEMTWCQFDSAEWTGENAPSKFQQAKRLLYNKDARLRFESALDASGAGAAVFHNIYPVGSPALYLAAKRNRLPVVQFLHNFRPFSVGGTLLVNGKLTPDALYGGYWKEVCSGSWQNSVVKSAVFALMLKWLHLSGWLKSVKAWIAVSDFMREKLVSSGALPEARVHTLRHSWNALPQTPVVEDAGYYLFIGRLAETKGVTTLLDTWDELHRQLGKNTPLLHIAGEGPLNNTVQQRLRTNPYIGQLGHIGGETKREALRRCRAVIVPSTWWEPLGLVVYEAYDYLKPVLAAKSGGLCEIVQHGVIGLQHEPGDVRGLVQDVLAMEATPPEGRLALGAAGREWLLRETNTEVWLQRFEEILAAAMATA; from the coding sequence ATGGCTCAAGTCTCCCCAAATCCCCCCCGCGCCCTGCTGCATGTTTTCAACCGCTACCTCTACAAGGGGGGCGAGGAGCTGATCGTGGACAAAATCCACGCCGATCTCTCCACACGGCACGAGATGACCTGGTGCCAGTTTGACAGCGCGGAGTGGACCGGTGAGAACGCCCCCTCAAAGTTTCAGCAGGCCAAGCGGCTGCTTTACAACAAGGACGCGCGTCTGCGTTTTGAGTCCGCGCTGGATGCCAGCGGTGCGGGTGCGGCGGTGTTTCACAACATCTACCCCGTGGGCTCCCCTGCCCTCTATCTTGCTGCCAAAAGAAACCGCCTGCCGGTGGTGCAGTTTCTGCACAATTTCCGCCCGTTTTCCGTGGGTGGCACGCTGCTGGTCAACGGCAAGCTGACTCCGGATGCCCTCTACGGCGGCTACTGGAAGGAAGTGTGCTCAGGCTCCTGGCAAAACTCCGTGGTCAAGAGCGCTGTCTTTGCCCTCATGCTGAAATGGCTGCACCTGAGCGGCTGGCTGAAAAGTGTGAAGGCATGGATCGCCGTGTCAGATTTCATGCGGGAAAAGCTGGTATCATCCGGTGCTCTGCCGGAGGCCCGGGTGCACACCCTGCGCCATTCCTGGAATGCGCTGCCGCAGACTCCGGTGGTGGAGGATGCAGGCTACTATCTTTTTATTGGCCGTCTGGCGGAAACCAAAGGAGTGACAACGCTGCTGGACACCTGGGATGAACTGCACCGCCAGCTGGGAAAAAACACGCCCCTGCTCCACATCGCAGGAGAAGGCCCGCTGAACAATACCGTGCAGCAGCGGCTGCGCACCAATCCCTACATCGGCCAGCTCGGCCACATCGGCGGAGAGACCAAACGCGAGGCCCTGCGCCGCTGCCGTGCGGTCATCGTACCCTCCACCTGGTGGGAGCCCCTGGGCCTCGTGGTGTATGAGGCCTATGATTATCTCAAGCCGGTGCTGGCAGCGAAATCCGGCGGGCTCTGTGAGATCGTGCAGCACGGTGTCATAGGCCTGCAGCACGAGCCGGGAGACGTACGCGGACTGGTGCAGGATGTGCTGGCCATGGAAGCCACGCCGCCTGAGGGAAGACTGGCGCTCGGCGCTGCGGGCCGCGAGTGGCTGCTGCGCGAAACCAACACGGAAGTCTGGCTGCAGCGCTTTGAGGAAATCCTCGCCGCCGCGATGGCTACTGCATGA
- a CDS encoding L,D-transpeptidase, producing the protein MKAARLIISTVGALLLSQCSLPEFPLFSSRTEVVRRPMTIMPPFASQPVLYVWNGSGKPGPMSVNIDLSEQKAYLFKGGQNVGWTYVASGRSGFASPTGTFHIMEKIVDKRSNRYGMIVDRNGDVVNGNATAGVSRVPAGGRFVGAKMPYWMRITGYGVGLHAGAIPNPGSPASHGCIRLPYSMAETIFQNAPVGTRVTIMQ; encoded by the coding sequence ATGAAAGCCGCACGTCTCATCATTTCTACTGTTGGCGCCCTGCTTCTGAGCCAGTGCTCGCTGCCTGAGTTCCCGCTGTTTTCATCTCGTACTGAGGTGGTGCGTCGTCCTATGACGATCATGCCGCCGTTTGCATCCCAGCCTGTTCTTTATGTGTGGAATGGCAGCGGCAAACCCGGGCCTATGAGCGTCAATATCGACCTTAGTGAGCAGAAGGCGTACTTGTTCAAAGGCGGTCAGAATGTGGGCTGGACTTATGTGGCCTCTGGCCGCAGTGGCTTTGCCTCGCCCACGGGCACCTTCCACATCATGGAAAAGATTGTGGACAAGCGTTCTAACCGCTACGGCATGATCGTGGACCGCAACGGTGATGTGGTGAATGGCAACGCCACTGCGGGAGTTTCCCGGGTGCCTGCCGGCGGTCGCTTTGTGGGTGCCAAGATGCCCTATTGGATGCGGATCACCGGCTACGGCGTAGGTCTTCACGCGGGAGCAATTCCCAATCCAGGTTCTCCAGCCTCCCACGGCTGCATCCGTCTGCCTTACAGCATGGCGGAGACGATCTTCCAGAATGCCCCGGTGGGCACGCGCGTGACGATCATGCAGTAG
- a CDS encoding FG-GAP and VCBS repeat-containing protein, producing MKNALLFASLLTAAAQAQTPSFKEQQIDDAVGIGYGLAVADVNGDQRTDILLADSKVIVWYENPTWKKHIIAEQLTEKDHVCIAARDINGDGKCEIAVGAEWNPGDTTGSGAVFYLIPPADRTQKWEPVKLTHEPTTHRMKWVRNRGGRYDLVVVPLHGRGNDKNGEGAGVRVLAYHLPDDPHKEWNTTLVQGTMHKTHNLDIIPAPGTEAESLLLCGREGVVRLDPTDNGWKEHWIAQHPKDSTELLGAGEVRYGAFAGGQPYVATIEPMHGDKLVIYTPKPEGPKNGTWERRVLSGELVDGHAIATHDLLGLNNRQIVVGWRAQQKIGKVAVKLFWTTKEDGSGWNEAMIDDGGMACEDAVCADLDGDRDLEIIAAGRRSKNIKIYWNQRNQ from the coding sequence ATGAAAAACGCGCTCCTTTTTGCATCCCTCCTGACTGCTGCCGCACAGGCACAGACCCCCAGCTTTAAAGAGCAGCAGATCGATGATGCCGTGGGCATCGGATACGGTCTGGCTGTGGCGGATGTGAACGGGGACCAGCGCACAGACATTCTGCTGGCGGACAGCAAGGTGATTGTGTGGTACGAAAACCCGACGTGGAAGAAACACATTATCGCCGAGCAGCTCACGGAGAAAGACCATGTGTGCATCGCGGCGCGTGACATCAATGGCGATGGCAAATGCGAGATCGCCGTGGGGGCCGAGTGGAATCCTGGAGACACCACGGGCAGCGGCGCGGTGTTTTATCTCATCCCACCGGCGGACCGCACCCAGAAGTGGGAGCCGGTGAAACTGACACACGAACCCACCACCCACCGCATGAAGTGGGTGCGCAATCGTGGCGGGCGCTATGACCTCGTAGTGGTGCCGTTGCATGGTCGGGGCAATGACAAAAACGGCGAGGGAGCCGGTGTGCGGGTGCTGGCCTACCACTTGCCGGATGATCCTCACAAGGAGTGGAACACCACCCTGGTGCAGGGCACGATGCACAAGACACACAATCTCGACATCATCCCTGCGCCTGGCACCGAGGCCGAGAGCCTGCTGCTCTGCGGGCGCGAAGGTGTGGTGCGGCTGGACCCGACTGACAACGGCTGGAAGGAGCACTGGATCGCGCAGCATCCAAAGGACTCCACCGAGCTGCTCGGCGCGGGAGAGGTGCGCTACGGGGCTTTTGCGGGTGGGCAGCCCTATGTGGCTACCATCGAGCCCATGCATGGTGACAAGCTCGTCATTTACACTCCCAAGCCCGAAGGTCCCAAAAACGGCACCTGGGAGCGTCGTGTGCTGAGTGGGGAACTCGTGGACGGCCACGCCATCGCCACGCACGACCTTCTGGGCCTGAACAACCGCCAGATCGTGGTGGGCTGGCGTGCGCAGCAAAAAATTGGCAAGGTGGCCGTGAAGCTTTTCTGGACCACCAAGGAGGATGGCAGCGGCTGGAACGAGGCCATGATCGATGATGGCGGCATGGCCTGCGAAGACGCGGTTTGTGCCGATCTTGATGGAGATCGTGATCTTGAGATCATCGCCGCCGGTCGTCGCAGTAAGAATATCAAGATTTACTGGAATCAGCGAAACCAGTGA
- a CDS encoding putative 4-mercaptohistidine N1-methyltransferase, which translates to MNIYETRRLLDEYLLFHYGQPSEVLPWESGPREALGFPVRTVMELIDLPRTPCEAVALDLGCAVGRSSFELANFGVSVLGIDYSQSFVDAAAVLAREGSMSYERVDEGSAKTALVARVPENLRRDRVRFEQGDAMNLRSDLGDYDIVHAANLLCRLTDPLKLIERLPQLVRPGGQLLLTTPCTWLEEFTPHGNWPQGSTREWLTSLLEPHFDLGKTVDMPFLIREHARKYQWSVALGMRWRRKVEEV; encoded by the coding sequence ATGAACATCTACGAAACGCGTCGGCTGCTCGACGAATACCTGCTCTTCCACTACGGCCAGCCATCTGAGGTGCTGCCTTGGGAGAGCGGCCCGCGTGAAGCGCTGGGCTTCCCAGTGCGCACAGTCATGGAGCTCATCGATCTCCCGCGCACGCCCTGCGAGGCCGTTGCGCTTGATCTCGGCTGCGCCGTTGGCAGGTCGAGTTTTGAGCTGGCGAATTTCGGCGTGAGCGTTTTGGGAATCGACTATTCTCAGAGCTTTGTAGATGCCGCTGCCGTACTGGCACGTGAAGGCAGCATGTCTTACGAACGCGTGGACGAAGGCAGCGCAAAGACCGCGCTGGTAGCACGCGTACCAGAAAACCTGCGACGCGACCGTGTGCGCTTTGAGCAAGGCGATGCGATGAACCTGCGCAGCGATCTCGGCGACTACGACATCGTGCATGCGGCCAATCTGCTCTGCCGGCTTACCGATCCGCTGAAGCTCATCGAGCGCCTTCCCCAACTGGTGCGTCCCGGAGGCCAGCTCCTTCTGACCACGCCTTGCACCTGGCTGGAGGAATTCACGCCGCACGGGAACTGGCCCCAAGGCTCCACTCGCGAGTGGCTGACGTCTTTGCTGGAGCCGCACTTTGACCTCGGAAAGACGGTGGACATGCCCTTTTTGATCCGAGAGCACGCGCGTAAGTATCAGTGGAGCGTGGCTTTGGGCATGAGGTGGCGCCGGAAAGTCGAGGAGGTTTGA
- a CDS encoding M29 family metallopeptidase has product MTTVQTTAQGRQFPKFDLARLLGTVFKPTFGRKICILIDLPDLAEAKDYAFLKNPARPIQKRAHDHFYQGLKNGVAEELALQGGEMYAYQQTTGSNLDLPDLCVDMSGKELSLEKDIYPNYEIILCISTFSATAPLTAFAKQYGFRGATLHGVNDVILNSGLAVDYEVVSKDAEKLRKAMTRADAVEIDFTVENGPDMTVRLELGQQEAQKSHGLCQGDAPDIANLPAGEVYFVPTGAEGTFPLKYEDGTLGKLTVTKGCIIKAELIAGNQSTIDAHNAKLADDPMTGVLGELGFGTQVLPVSGADIQDEKVLGTCHLATGRDDHLGGHITPAQFKRHQNATHDDILFAPHKTPNFDIKQTRMFRDGKVTVLNEHFQPSKYLLEALAAE; this is encoded by the coding sequence ATGACCACCGTCCAAACCACTGCCCAAGGGCGTCAGTTCCCCAAGTTTGATCTCGCACGCCTGCTGGGCACTGTTTTCAAACCCACCTTTGGTCGCAAGATCTGCATCCTCATCGACCTGCCGGATCTCGCCGAAGCAAAGGATTACGCCTTTCTGAAAAATCCTGCGCGTCCCATCCAGAAGCGCGCGCATGACCACTTCTACCAGGGGCTGAAAAACGGCGTGGCCGAAGAGCTGGCGCTGCAGGGCGGCGAAATGTATGCCTACCAGCAGACCACCGGCAGCAACCTGGACCTTCCTGATCTCTGTGTGGACATGAGCGGCAAGGAGCTCAGCCTGGAGAAAGACATCTATCCAAACTACGAAATCATTCTCTGCATCTCCACCTTCTCCGCCACCGCACCGCTGACGGCCTTTGCCAAGCAGTATGGCTTTCGCGGCGCGACTCTTCACGGGGTGAATGATGTCATCCTCAATTCCGGACTCGCGGTGGATTATGAAGTGGTGAGCAAGGATGCTGAAAAACTGCGCAAGGCGATGACACGTGCGGACGCGGTGGAAATTGATTTCACGGTAGAAAACGGCCCCGACATGACGGTGCGCCTTGAGCTGGGTCAGCAGGAAGCGCAGAAGAGCCACGGCCTCTGCCAGGGAGACGCGCCGGACATTGCCAACCTGCCTGCAGGTGAAGTGTATTTCGTGCCGACTGGCGCCGAGGGAACATTCCCGCTGAAGTATGAAGACGGCACTCTGGGCAAGCTCACGGTCACCAAAGGCTGTATCATCAAGGCCGAGCTCATTGCCGGCAATCAAAGCACCATTGATGCACACAATGCCAAGCTGGCAGATGATCCCATGACCGGTGTGCTTGGAGAGCTGGGTTTTGGCACGCAGGTGCTGCCGGTTTCCGGTGCCGACATTCAGGATGAAAAGGTGCTCGGCACCTGCCATCTGGCCACAGGGCGTGACGATCATCTGGGTGGGCACATCACTCCTGCTCAGTTCAAGCGGCACCAGAACGCGACGCACGATGACATCCTCTTTGCGCCGCACAAGACGCCGAACTTCGACATCAAGCAGACGCGCATGTTCCGCGATGGCAAGGTCACCGTGCTGAACGAGCATTTCCAGCCCTCGAAATATCTGCTGGAAGCTCTGGCCGCCGAATAA
- a CDS encoding TSUP family transporter has translation MSWETICLLFAAGLSGGFIDAIAGGGGLISLPALLWAGLPPQMALGTNKMQAVWGTLMAVRKYAKAGLVSWQQVRLTVLVTFVSAMAGAWVVTLISNALLKRIVPWMLLGIAMYVLLSPGLGKTAAHARLKIGAFACLAGGVLGFYDGFFGPGTGAFWALACISLLGLELTRATAFTKVVNLTSNMASLIIFVFSARVHYEIAAVMIAGQLIGGRLGAGMAIRHGAPFIRVIFIGVVFAMVAKLLWDQFSGS, from the coding sequence ATGAGCTGGGAGACGATCTGTCTTCTCTTCGCAGCAGGGCTGAGCGGTGGGTTCATCGATGCGATTGCGGGCGGTGGCGGGCTGATCTCGCTGCCGGCTTTGTTGTGGGCCGGGCTGCCACCGCAGATGGCGCTGGGGACGAACAAAATGCAGGCGGTTTGGGGCACCCTAATGGCGGTGCGAAAATATGCCAAGGCTGGACTGGTGTCGTGGCAGCAGGTGCGGCTGACGGTTCTGGTCACTTTTGTTTCAGCCATGGCCGGTGCGTGGGTGGTGACGCTCATCAGCAACGCATTGCTGAAAAGGATCGTGCCATGGATGCTTCTCGGCATTGCGATGTATGTGCTGCTCAGTCCCGGGCTGGGAAAAACAGCTGCGCACGCACGCTTAAAAATCGGTGCTTTTGCCTGCCTGGCGGGAGGCGTGCTGGGATTTTATGACGGTTTCTTTGGCCCCGGCACAGGAGCCTTCTGGGCGTTGGCCTGCATCTCACTGCTGGGCCTGGAACTGACACGTGCCACGGCCTTCACCAAGGTCGTGAATCTCACGAGCAACATGGCTTCGCTGATCATCTTCGTATTCAGCGCGCGGGTTCATTATGAAATCGCGGCTGTGATGATTGCTGGCCAGCTTATCGGTGGGAGGTTGGGGGCCGGAATGGCCATCCGGCACGGGGCGCCGTTCATCCGTGTCATCTTCATCGGAGTGGTATTTGCGATGGTGGCCAAATTATTATGGGACCAATTCTCAGGAAGCTGA